A window of Mustela nigripes isolate SB6536 chromosome 9, MUSNIG.SB6536, whole genome shotgun sequence contains these coding sequences:
- the LOC132024262 gene encoding ficolin-1-like: MEPSRVARPLRPAGCLLLLLCIKTLATQAADTCPEVKVVGLEGSDKLSILRGCPGLPGAAGPKGDAGVNGARGAPGSPGVPSKAGPPGPKGDRGDTGVCGEKGEPGPQSCDTAPRTCKDLLTRGHSLTGWHTVYLPGCRPLSVLCDMDTDGGGWTVFQRRSDGSVDFYRDWAEYKRGFGSQLGEFWLGNDNIHALTTQGTSELRVDLVDFEGNPQFAKYNSFRMAGEAEKYRLLLGAFAGGSAGDSLTYHNNHPFSTKDQDNDSSPENCAERYQGAWWYDNCHLANLNGLYLGGAHESYANGINWKSGKGYNYSYKVSVMMVRPV, encoded by the exons ATGGAGCCAAGCAGAGTCGCCAGGCCCCTGAGGCCTGCTGGTtgcctccttctgctcctctgcaTCAAGACCCTGGCCACCCAGGCTGCAGACACCTGTCCAG AGGTGAAGGTGGTGGGGCTGGAGGGCTCCGACAAGCTCAGCATCCTCCGGGGCTGCCCGGGGCTGCCCGGGGCCGCAGGGCCCAAAGGAGACGCAGGCGTCAATGGAGCGAGAG GCGCACCCGGGTCCCCTGGAGTCCCCAGCAAGGCAGGACCACCGGGACCCAAAG GGGACCGAGGGGACACAGGAGTGTGCGGGGAGAAAG GAGAGCCTGGGCCTCAGTCCTGTGACACAG CACCTCGGACCTGCAAGGACCTGCTCACGAGAGGGCACTCTCTGACCGGCTGGCACACCGTCTACCTGCCCGGCTGCCGGCCGCTGAGCGTGCTGTGCGACATGGACACGGACGGCGGGGGATGGACC GTGTTCCAGCGAAGGAGCGACGGCTCCGTGGATTTCTATCGCGACTGGGCCGAGTACAAGCGGGGCTTCGGCAGTCAGCTGGGGGAGTTCTGGCTGGGGAACGACAACATCCACGCCCTGACCACCCAGG GAACCAGCGAGCTCCGGGTAGACCTCGTGGACTTCGAGGGCAACCCCCAGTTTGCCAAGTACAACTCGTTCCGGATGGCGGGCGAGGCCGAGAAGTATAGGCTTCTCCTGGGCGCCTTCGCCGGGGGCAGTGCGG GTGATTCCCTGACATACCACAACAACCACCCCTTCTCCACCAAGGACCAGGACAATGACTCAAGTCCAGAAAACTGTGCTGAGCGCTACCAGGGGGCCTGGTGGTACGATAATTGTCACCTGGCGAATCTCAATGGTCTCTACCTCGGGGGCGCCCATGAAAGCTATGCAAATGGCATTAACTGGAAGTCGGGGAAAGGCTACAACTACAGCTACAAGGTGTCAGTGATGATGGTGAGGCCCGTGTAG